In Streptomyces sp. SID8374, one genomic interval encodes:
- a CDS encoding DUF3499 domain-containing protein, with protein MSPVRRCSRTACGRPAVATLTYVYADSTAVLGPLATYAEPHCYDLCAEHSERLTAPRGWEVVRLSDGSAPAQPSGDDLEALANAVREAARPHDRGPDGGGRGPRAADPVEVARRGHLRVLRSPDS; from the coding sequence GTGAGCCCTGTACGTCGCTGTTCGCGCACCGCGTGCGGCCGCCCTGCCGTCGCGACACTGACGTACGTCTATGCCGACTCGACTGCGGTCCTCGGCCCGCTCGCCACCTACGCCGAGCCCCACTGCTACGACCTCTGTGCCGAGCACAGTGAGCGGCTGACCGCGCCACGCGGCTGGGAGGTGGTGCGCCTCTCCGACGGCTCCGCCCCCGCACAGCCCAGCGGTGACGACCTCGAAGCCCTCGCCAACGCGGTACGGGAAGCGGCCCGGCCGCACGACCGCGGACCGGACGGCGGAGGCAGGGGCCCCCGCGCCGCCGACCCGGTGGAAGTCGCCCGCCGGGGCCACCTGAGAGTGCTGCGCTCCCCGGACTCCTGA
- a CDS encoding Trm112 family protein — translation MPLEAGLLEILACPACHSPLDDRTEADSPELVCTGTGTDCGLAYPVRDGIPVLLVDEARRPA, via the coding sequence ATGCCGCTCGAAGCCGGCCTCCTGGAGATCCTGGCCTGCCCGGCCTGCCACTCCCCGCTGGACGACCGCACCGAGGCCGACAGCCCGGAGCTGGTCTGCACCGGCACCGGCACCGACTGCGGCCTGGCCTACCCGGTCCGTGACGGCATCCCGGTCCTGCTCGTCGACGAGGCCCGCCGCCCCGCCTGA
- the manA gene encoding mannose-6-phosphate isomerase, class I, translating to MDRLSNTVRPYAWGSTTAIPALLGTAPTGEPQAEMWMGAHPGAPSRITRPKSTSETTDTSNTTGTADTTAPTERPLTDVIAADPEGELGAATVARFGPRLPFLLKLLAAGAPLSLQVHPDLDQARKGYEDEEARGVPIDAPHRTYKDANHKPELICALTPFDGLCGFRRPTEAADAMEALGVDSLKPYVDLLRAHPEEAALREVLTAILGADPAEMADTVAEAAAACERLGGPHAPYARIAHNYPGDPGVLAAMLLNYVQLQPGEALFLGAGVPHAYLDGLGVEIMANSDNVLRCGLTPKHIDVPELLRVVRFEATEPGVLRPEASPSGEERYETPVDEFALSRYTLASGAAPAELTAPTPQILLCTAGAVRVGELDLTPGQSVYVPAAEAVEAAGAGTLFRATVAA from the coding sequence ATGGACCGGCTGTCCAACACCGTGCGCCCCTACGCCTGGGGCTCCACCACGGCCATCCCCGCCCTGCTGGGCACCGCCCCCACCGGCGAACCGCAGGCCGAGATGTGGATGGGCGCCCACCCAGGAGCCCCCTCCCGCATAACCCGCCCCAAGAGCACCTCCGAGACGACCGACACCAGCAACACCACGGGCACCGCCGACACCACGGCCCCCACGGAACGCCCCCTCACCGACGTCATCGCCGCGGACCCCGAAGGAGAGCTCGGCGCGGCCACCGTCGCCAGGTTCGGCCCCCGCCTCCCCTTCCTCCTCAAGCTCCTCGCCGCCGGCGCCCCCCTCTCCCTCCAGGTCCACCCCGACCTGGACCAGGCCCGCAAGGGGTACGAGGACGAGGAGGCGCGGGGCGTCCCGATCGACGCCCCCCATCGCACGTACAAGGACGCGAACCACAAGCCCGAACTCATCTGCGCCCTCACCCCCTTCGACGGCCTCTGCGGCTTCCGCAGGCCCACCGAGGCGGCGGACGCGATGGAGGCTCTCGGCGTCGACTCCCTGAAGCCGTACGTCGACCTCCTGCGCGCCCACCCCGAGGAGGCCGCCCTCCGCGAGGTGCTCACGGCGATCCTCGGCGCGGACCCGGCGGAGATGGCCGACACCGTGGCCGAGGCGGCGGCCGCCTGCGAACGCCTCGGCGGCCCCCACGCCCCGTACGCCCGCATCGCCCACAACTACCCCGGCGACCCCGGCGTCCTCGCCGCGATGCTGCTGAACTACGTACAACTCCAGCCCGGCGAAGCCCTGTTCCTCGGCGCCGGCGTTCCGCACGCCTATCTCGACGGCCTAGGTGTCGAGATCATGGCGAACTCGGACAACGTGCTGCGCTGCGGCCTCACCCCCAAGCACATCGACGTCCCCGAACTCCTGCGCGTCGTCCGCTTCGAGGCCACCGAGCCCGGAGTGCTGCGCCCGGAGGCGTCGCCCTCCGGTGAAGAGCGGTACGAGACCCCCGTCGACGAGTTCGCCCTCTCCCGCTACACCCTCGCGTCCGGGGCCGCGCCCGCCGAACTGACCGCCCCCACCCCGCAGATCCTGCTCTGCACCGCGGGCGCCGTCCGGGTCGGCGAACTCGACCTCACCCCCGGGCAGTCCGTCTACGTACCGGCCGCCGAAGCGGTGGAGGCCGCCGGAGCGGGCACACTCTTCCGTGCCACGGTGGCGGCCTGA
- a CDS encoding metallopeptidase family protein has product MRGPVAPPQVPLSRSRGEVFRDLVQDSVERLERRWPQLAEVDFVVLDVPSELEESVPLGGAVPAAKGRPAQIVVYRRPVEIRTKTRDERALLVHEVVVEQVAELLGLAPESVDPRYGQD; this is encoded by the coding sequence ATGCGGGGGCCCGTCGCACCACCCCAGGTGCCGCTGTCGCGCAGCCGGGGTGAGGTCTTCCGCGATCTGGTCCAGGACTCGGTGGAGCGGCTGGAGCGGCGCTGGCCCCAGCTGGCCGAGGTCGACTTCGTCGTTCTGGACGTGCCCTCGGAGCTGGAGGAGAGCGTTCCGCTCGGCGGCGCCGTACCGGCGGCCAAGGGCCGGCCCGCCCAGATCGTCGTCTACCGGCGGCCCGTCGAGATCCGCACCAAGACCCGCGACGAGCGCGCCCTGCTGGTCCACGAGGTCGTCGTGGAGCAGGTCGCCGAGCTGCTGGGGCTGGCCCCGGAATCCGTCGATCCGCGGTACGGGCAGGACTGA
- a CDS encoding SIS domain-containing protein: MLDESMLDAPEALARADRRDLLRGAAEAGARVRTAARHAAEAGIGGLNPEGRPRAVLVAGPGTAASGVADLIGALAGAAAPVARIRPTGVAPAPGALRWTLPGWAGSVDLLLIATADGSEPGLALLAEQAYRRGCTVVAVAPTRSPLREAVDGVHGLVVPMAAAPHGEYDAETSAAGPGTLWALLTPLLALLDRVGLVTAPAEELQKVADRLDRTAERCGPAIATYSNPAKTLAAELADSLPLLWTEGEAAGPVGRRFAAVLSELAGRPALAAELPEALPSHGTLLAGDFAAGADPDDFFRDRVDEGETLRARVVLLRDRPTGGLSAYPAARELALGHDTPVSELEPDEGSELEALAELLAITDFAAVYVALASRPT, translated from the coding sequence ATGCTCGACGAGTCCATGCTCGACGCCCCGGAAGCCCTGGCCAGGGCCGACCGCCGCGACCTGCTCCGCGGCGCAGCCGAGGCAGGCGCCCGGGTCCGCACCGCCGCCCGGCACGCCGCCGAGGCAGGCATCGGCGGCCTGAACCCGGAGGGCCGTCCCCGCGCCGTCCTCGTCGCAGGTCCCGGCACCGCCGCATCCGGCGTCGCCGACCTGATCGGCGCACTGGCGGGCGCGGCCGCCCCCGTGGCCCGGATCCGCCCGACCGGCGTCGCCCCCGCCCCCGGCGCCCTGCGCTGGACCCTGCCCGGCTGGGCCGGCTCCGTGGACCTCCTCCTCATCGCGACCGCCGACGGCTCCGAGCCGGGCCTCGCCCTCCTCGCCGAGCAGGCGTACCGCCGCGGCTGCACCGTGGTCGCCGTCGCCCCCACCCGCTCCCCGCTGCGCGAGGCGGTCGACGGGGTGCACGGCCTGGTCGTACCGATGGCGGCCGCCCCGCACGGCGAGTACGACGCGGAGACCTCGGCCGCGGGACCGGGCACCCTGTGGGCGCTGCTCACCCCGCTGCTGGCCCTCCTGGACCGGGTCGGCCTGGTGACCGCCCCCGCCGAGGAGCTCCAGAAGGTGGCCGACCGCCTGGACCGCACTGCCGAACGCTGCGGCCCGGCCATCGCCACGTACAGCAACCCGGCCAAGACGCTCGCCGCCGAGCTCGCCGACAGCCTCCCGCTGCTGTGGACGGAGGGCGAGGCCGCAGGCCCGGTCGGCCGCCGCTTCGCCGCCGTACTGTCCGAGCTCGCGGGCCGCCCCGCCCTCGCCGCCGAACTCCCCGAGGCGCTCCCCTCGCACGGCACCCTCCTCGCCGGGGACTTCGCGGCCGGCGCGGACCCGGACGACTTCTTCCGCGACCGGGTCGACGAGGGCGAGACCCTCAGGGCCAGGGTCGTCCTGCTCCGGGACCGCCCGACGGGCGGCCTGAGCGCCTACCCGGCGGCCCGGGAACTGGCGCTCGGCCACGACACCCCGGTCAGCGAACTGGAACCGGACGAGGGCAGCGAGCTGGAGGCGCTGGCGGAACTGCTGGCCATCACGGATTTCGCTGCTGTTTACGTGGCTCTGGCATCAAGGCCCACGTAA
- a CDS encoding phosphomannomutase/phosphoglucomutase: MVADLSQLVKAYDVRGVVPDQWDEALAELFGAAFVQVTEADAIVIGHDMRPTSPALSGAFARGAAARGADVTLIGLCSTDQLYYASGALDLPGAMFTASHNPAQYNGIKMCRAGATPVGQDTGLREIRTLVEQWSEGAPQPPASATPGTITERDTLTDYAAHLLGLVDLKAIRPLKVVVDAGNGMGGHTVPTVFEGLPLDLVPLYFELDGTFPNHEANPLDPKNIVDLQARVLAEGADLGLAFDGDADRCFVVDERGVGVSPSAITALVAARELARNGGEGIVIHNLITSWSVPEVVRENGGTPVRTRVGHSFIKTEMAEHGAIFGGEHSAHYYFRDFWNADTGMLAALHVLAALGGQDAPLSELVAAYDRYSGSGEINSTVADQTASLTKVKTVYGTRDDITFDTLDGLTVTSPDWWFNLRASNTEPLLRLNVEARDERTMESVRDEVLALIRS, from the coding sequence GTGGTTGCTGATCTGTCGCAGCTCGTGAAGGCGTACGACGTCCGTGGCGTGGTGCCCGACCAGTGGGACGAGGCGCTTGCCGAGCTGTTCGGGGCCGCGTTCGTCCAGGTCACGGAAGCTGACGCGATCGTGATCGGCCACGACATGCGCCCCACGTCGCCGGCCCTGTCCGGCGCCTTCGCCCGGGGCGCGGCGGCCCGGGGCGCGGACGTCACGCTCATCGGCCTCTGCTCCACGGACCAGCTGTACTACGCGTCGGGGGCGCTGGACCTCCCGGGCGCCATGTTCACGGCCTCGCACAACCCGGCGCAGTACAACGGCATCAAGATGTGCCGTGCGGGCGCGACGCCGGTGGGCCAGGACACCGGCCTCCGCGAGATCCGCACGCTGGTGGAACAGTGGTCGGAAGGCGCCCCGCAGCCCCCGGCGTCCGCCACCCCCGGCACGATCACCGAACGCGACACCCTCACCGACTACGCGGCCCACCTCCTGGGCCTGGTCGACCTCAAGGCGATCCGCCCCCTGAAGGTCGTGGTCGACGCGGGCAACGGCATGGGCGGCCACACGGTCCCCACGGTCTTCGAAGGTCTGCCCCTCGACCTCGTCCCCCTCTACTTCGAGCTGGACGGCACCTTCCCCAACCACGAGGCCAACCCCCTCGACCCGAAGAACATCGTCGACCTCCAGGCCCGCGTCCTCGCCGAGGGCGCCGACCTCGGCCTCGCCTTCGACGGCGACGCGGACCGCTGCTTCGTCGTCGACGAACGGGGCGTCGGCGTCTCCCCGTCCGCGATCACGGCCCTGGTCGCCGCCCGCGAACTGGCCCGCAACGGCGGCGAGGGCATCGTCATCCACAATCTGATCACCTCCTGGTCGGTCCCCGAGGTGGTCCGTGAGAACGGCGGCACCCCGGTCCGCACCCGGGTCGGCCACTCCTTCATCAAGACGGAGATGGCCGAGCACGGCGCGATCTTCGGCGGCGAACACTCGGCGCACTACTACTTCCGCGACTTCTGGAACGCCGATACGGGCATGCTCGCCGCCCTCCACGTCCTGGCCGCCCTGGGAGGCCAGGACGCTCCCCTCTCGGAACTGGTGGCGGCCTACGACCGCTACTCCGGCTCCGGCGAGATCAACTCCACGGTCGCCGACCAGACCGCCAGCCTGACCAAGGTCAAGACGGTCTACGGCACCCGCGACGACATCACCTTCGACACCTTGGACGGCCTGACGGTCACCTCCCCGGACTGGTGGTTCAACCTCCGAGCCTCGAACACGGAACCGCTGCTGCGCCTGAACGTGGAGGCGAGGGACGAGCGCACGATGGAGTCGGTACGGGACGAGGTACTGGCCCTGATCCGGTCCTGA
- a CDS encoding DUF5719 family protein yields MKSTHLSLIAGAVALAAITGFASLNAPEGTAAEETATASRLPVERSSLVCPAPSTSDLAETTYTSFTPPGTGAGKGEDAKGTAELKPALPVLDDDEVETDPKKAKKAEEAAKKAREKADKPVLAVKEPGKPVLAEADGSDAPALVGTATGTLAPGWAAQQTTTVTVGGSRGLLGVSCTAPDTDFWFPGASTARSRQDYLHLTNPDDSAAVADIELFGAKGAVTSEVGDGITVPARSSVALLLSTLTDESANDLTAHVTTRSGRVGAVLLTADDGSGTDWLTAAADPSSSLVMPGIPADATSVQLVAYAPGENDADVKVQLMGKNTTFAPAGNDTLHIKSGMTATIDLKDITRGEPGSLRLTPVEKNRATPIVAALRVVRGTGAKQEYAYIPATGPVGARASVTDNRAKGSTLSLAAPGATAKVKVTTSAGSGGGEAAVETYTVKAGTTMAVTPKPPAGLKGAYALTVETVSGGPVHASRALVLPQDGVQMFTVQTLPDDGGTVVVPSSRQDLSVLDD; encoded by the coding sequence GTGAAGTCCACCCACCTGTCCCTCATCGCGGGCGCCGTCGCCCTGGCCGCCATCACCGGCTTCGCCTCGCTCAACGCACCCGAGGGCACGGCCGCCGAGGAGACCGCGACCGCCTCCCGGCTGCCGGTCGAACGCTCCAGCCTGGTCTGCCCGGCGCCCAGCACCTCCGACCTCGCGGAGACGACGTACACCTCGTTCACCCCGCCCGGAACCGGGGCCGGAAAGGGCGAGGACGCGAAAGGCACCGCCGAGCTGAAGCCGGCCCTGCCGGTCCTCGACGACGACGAGGTCGAGACCGACCCCAAGAAGGCGAAGAAGGCCGAGGAGGCAGCGAAGAAAGCACGGGAGAAGGCCGACAAGCCGGTCCTCGCCGTCAAGGAGCCCGGAAAGCCGGTCCTCGCCGAGGCGGACGGCTCCGACGCCCCGGCCCTCGTCGGCACGGCCACCGGCACCCTCGCCCCCGGCTGGGCCGCCCAGCAGACCACCACGGTCACCGTGGGTGGCTCCCGGGGCCTCCTCGGGGTCAGCTGCACCGCCCCGGACACCGACTTCTGGTTCCCCGGCGCCAGCACCGCGCGCTCCCGCCAGGACTACCTCCACCTCACCAACCCCGACGACAGCGCGGCCGTGGCCGACATCGAGTTGTTCGGTGCCAAGGGCGCGGTCACCTCCGAGGTCGGCGACGGCATCACCGTGCCCGCCCGCTCCAGCGTCGCGCTCCTGCTCTCCACCCTCACCGACGAGTCCGCCAACGACCTGACGGCCCACGTCACCACCCGCTCCGGCCGGGTCGGCGCGGTCCTCCTGACCGCCGACGACGGCTCGGGCACCGACTGGCTGACGGCGGCTGCGGACCCCTCCAGCAGCCTGGTGATGCCCGGCATCCCGGCCGACGCCACGTCCGTACAGCTGGTGGCGTACGCGCCCGGCGAGAACGACGCGGACGTGAAGGTCCAGCTGATGGGGAAGAACACGACGTTCGCCCCGGCCGGGAACGACACCCTCCACATCAAGTCCGGGATGACCGCCACGATCGACCTGAAGGACATCACCCGCGGCGAGCCGGGCTCCCTGCGCCTCACCCCCGTGGAGAAGAACCGGGCGACCCCGATCGTGGCCGCCCTGCGCGTGGTCCGGGGCACCGGCGCCAAGCAGGAGTACGCCTACATCCCGGCCACCGGCCCGGTGGGCGCCCGGGCGAGCGTCACCGACAACCGGGCCAAGGGCTCCACGCTCTCCCTGGCCGCGCCGGGCGCCACGGCGAAGGTGAAGGTGACCACGTCGGCGGGGAGCGGAGGCGGCGAGGCGGCCGTGGAGACGTACACGGTCAAGGCCGGTACGACGATGGCCGTCACCCCGAAGCCCCCGGCCGGCCTCAAGGGCGCGTACGCGCTGACCGTCGAGACGGTGTCCGGCGGCCCGGTGCACGCGTCACGGGCGCTGGTCCTCCCGCAGGACGGCGTCCAGATGTTCACGGTGCAGACGCTGCCGGACGACGGCGGCACGGTCGTGGTGCCGTCGTCACGGCAGGACCTGTCGGTACTGGACGACTGA